One segment of Gemmatimonadota bacterium DNA contains the following:
- a CDS encoding class I SAM-dependent methyltransferase: MNQYTQKTREWLDDRFRQTDSHGVYFAHQPIYGFRMGHSEKNLLHRYTITYHIMKVLSHLNFDNLIDVGGAEGYKGAMIRHLFNADVMSCDLSQEACKRTDEIYGIDSQAIDVQDLPFETDSFDIVLCSEVLEHVPEFETAVEQLVRVCRKAVVITLPHESKKHVEKHSTQPHAHLRAFDLNSLDYLELRGFKITLIKMNKQ, translated from the coding sequence ATGAACCAATACACACAGAAAACCCGGGAATGGCTCGACGATCGTTTTAGGCAGACTGACAGCCATGGAGTTTATTTTGCCCATCAGCCGATATATGGTTTCCGTATGGGACATAGTGAAAAAAATCTGCTGCACAGGTATACAATCACTTATCACATTATGAAAGTGTTGTCCCATCTCAACTTCGATAACCTCATTGATGTTGGCGGTGCGGAAGGATATAAAGGAGCGATGATACGACATCTTTTCAATGCAGACGTTATGAGTTGTGATTTGTCTCAAGAAGCGTGTAAGAGAACCGATGAGATATACGGTATCGATTCTCAGGCCATAGATGTTCAGGACCTGCCTTTTGAAACAGATTCCTTCGACATTGTATTGTGCAGTGAAGTGCTGGAACATGTTCCCGAATTCGAAACGGCAGTGGAGCAATTAGTTCGAGTATGTAGAAAAGCGGTGGTAATAACGCTTCCTCATGAATCAAAAAAACATGTCGAGAAACATAGTACCCAACCGCATGCCCATCTACGAGCTTTTGACTTGAATTCACTTGATTACCTCGAGTTACGCGGGTTTAAGATTACTCTAATAAAAATGAACAAACAG